The Plectropomus leopardus isolate mb unplaced genomic scaffold, YSFRI_Pleo_2.0 unplaced_scaffold20656, whole genome shotgun sequence genomic interval TAGCTGccgttttctttgtgtttatttcgCGGATTTCACGTCCAAAACGGATCTACAGTGCTAGTTAGCATTAGCAACAGCCCGCAGCGAAGGGGCCACCCGGCAAtcagaaaatcattttatttctgtttttttgtgtttatgtagttattttgtaTTAGCTCTGTAACGTAAGTGCATtcccagatttttttattttcgttGAGGATATTAGTGAGCGTCCGTCCCTTTCCTGTCGGCCGGTTTAACGCTAATCCGGTCATAACGACGTAACGTTAGCGGCATCTGGccgttattttcattattttattgtttagtaAAAAGTTACGAGGACAGTTTCCCAAAATTCACACATTTTGTCCCAATTATGTTACTTTAACCATCGTAGTTAAGGAGCCGAGGCACTCCTGTCTTGCAGCAacatttgtgtccttttttattatttcatattttcaataaaatctgttaaatatttataacaaatgttttaaatcacagATATAGTTCTTCTTTAATACATAAAGAAATAACAATACACattaaactgcacacacactcacacacagtgtgtatgttttgtgtgtgtgtgtgtagtttaaATTATaccaaaaaaggttttaaagttATACATATATTACTTTACTGACGTTTTTTATGTGCTCGATTTAACCATGTACCCAGtgcaaataatattttttaatttttattattattattgttaaaaactattttcatcatttactgtgtccttgaaattatttttcaccttgttagttagttaaaaagaaaaaagaacgaCTCATGGAGGACGAGAACTCAAAGGAGGAAAATATGTGAGCATAAACTCTcagttgtccttttttttcctccatgtttcaTGATGTTAATCTGTTTGTCGCAATCTTAAAGTCACAAATTCTTAAATTATGAGGACAGTTGGAGtgatttgaaataaacaaaaaagagttGTAGTCATAAAAGCTAAACTTGGTTTACTCAGTGTGCTATAGAAAACGTTGCTGAAATTTTTAGCCCTGTTAGGTCTACAGACCAGTATAAACAGTCTTCCCATAAGGATTTTGAGTGACTGAGAGTGGCCtgaatttttttctgacagtttaaCATGTCAATATTATAATTAACtactaaaaacaagaaaatctatctttttttcccGATTTACGAGCccaaaatgttgctgcaaaaagaaatgacccagctcagcacatttattttctgttgttcaGTTAATCCTCAAATCacttaattgttttatttctgagtTGAAAGCTCCATTGAAGAGCTTTGACCAACACACAGTGCTGTGCTCATGCCCACAGGACCAGTGACCAGCCAACCGGTTCCTGATGACTTGACTTGGATGATCATTCACAATGTTTACTTCAAAGATTGTCCCTCGTCTATTACGTAGAGCAACTTGTAAGTAGTATCAATCATCTATTTATCCATTCACTCTCATCTCAAactatattttatgtttaatgtcACTCATAATTTGTTGTTCCTAAATTACTAGGTGCACTTCAAGCCCATGGAGAATTTTTAAATGGATCTGTACGACCGGTTCTCCCTGCTTACTGCTCTTCGCTACAAGAAAAACTAAGAAACTACTCAACAGCTGCAGACAACACACCTCCTCCTCGATGGGTACAACTGGAGCCTGAACTGGAGGAGGCTCTGGTGCCACGTAAACTATCTGTAAGTCCTCTAGAGAGCTGGCTCTCCCTGCGTTACTCCCTTCCTCCCCTGCTGGAAACTGCTCAGCCGCAGGAGGATTTAGGGCTGCTGGAGGAAAAGGTGCTGCCTCCCTTCTCTGTCCCCGTTTTGGAGGATGGGGAGGGCGCAGCAACACCTCTTAGTTGTAAGAATGTTCTGAAGATCCGACGGCGGATGATGAACCGGCATAAATACAGGAAGCTGCGAAAACGGACTAAATTTTTGCGGAGGAGAGTGCTGGAGAGCAGGGGGAAAAAGAAGCAGGTGAGACTCtactttttttggtgattaaaaaaaagtttctgttttcaaaTAAGGATCTTATCATACTAATGAGACAGATGGAACtgtttacttttatatttgGTACAAATGTTATCGTAACTTTTAGCAAATGAATAGTAGGATGTGTAATAACTTGTTAAGAAAATGAACACTTAagctatttttgaaatgttatcgtcttaatcagtgtattttatcgttaaatatattataaagtCTTAACATAActtgaaagaaaattattttgtgtaGGATTGTTGTAAATTTTGTGTGCTTGATGTGCTCCAATACAACCAAATTTTCCTCAACTGCCAACGGTGTGTTTGCAGAAACGATTCGAGGAGGATCTAAAGAGGATT includes:
- the LOC121965572 gene encoding aurora kinase A-interacting protein-like encodes the protein MFTSKIVPRLLRRATCALQAHGEFLNGSVRPVLPAYCSSLQEKLRNYSTAADNTPPPRWVQLEPELEEALVPRKLSVSPLESWLSLRYSLPPLLETAQPQEDLGLLEEKVLPPFSVPVLEDGEGAATPLSCKNVLKIRRRMMNRHKYRKLRKRTKFLRRRVLESRGKKKQKRFEEDLKRIWTRAGLKKAPEGWHPPKIFIKQYGNK